Proteins encoded within one genomic window of Triticum aestivum cultivar Chinese Spring chromosome 2D, IWGSC CS RefSeq v2.1, whole genome shotgun sequence:
- the LOC123051600 gene encoding universal stress protein YxiE, which translates to MMAETEAASAAAAAEAGPAEEGTTNKTVVLVGVDDSDHSYRALEWAVRYVAETAGAGAPVELVVVHAKPAVSSVVTLGGPAAAGDVVRYVDADLRRRAEEVVDRARRLCAANSVQGVVEVIDGEPRFVLCNAVEKHHADLLVVGSHGYGAIKRAFLGSVSDYCAHHAHCSVMIVKQPKPKE; encoded by the exons ATGATGGCGGAGACCGAGGCAGCGTctgcggccgcggcggcggaggcgggtcCGGCGGAGGAGGGGACGACCAACAAGACGGTGGTGCTGGTCGGCGTGGACGACAGCGACCACAGCTACCGCGCGCTCGAGTGGGCCGTGCGTTACGTGGCGGAGACGGCCGGCGCCGGGGCGCCGGTGGAGCTCGTCGTCGTCCACGCCAAGCCGGCCGTGTCCTCCGTCGTCACCCTCGGCGGCCCCG CCGCTGCAGGGGACGTGGTCAGGTACGTGGACGCGGACCTGCGCAGGAGGGCCGAGGAGGTCGTCGACAGGGCTCGCCGCCTCTGCGCCGCCAACTCG GTGCAGGGTGTGGTAGAGGTGATCGACGGGGAGCCCAGGTTCGTGCTCTGCAACGCCGTGGAGAAGCACCACGCCGacctgctcgtcgtcggcagccatGGCTACGGCGCCATCAAGAG GGCGTTTCTTGGGAGCGTGAGCGACTACTGCGCCCACCACGCGCACTGCTCGGTGATGATAGTCAAGCAGCCCAAACCCAAGGAATGA
- the LOC123051597 gene encoding aspartyl protease family protein 2 isoform X1, translating into MIHPCSLYSAYSHKSSTMSCLSASMLCFLLALLTPANLTSATGNIGFSLPLVSSHHKLNHTTGEIGELLLPEADVNPMNIRPKVAPAGWPMFSVVVGVGSGRGQHFYKLALDFVGNLTWIRCKPCTPEEQQEGPIFDAALSPKYALVKPTSIHCKPPFVGHGHDKCSFSGTTSLAAVHGYLASDVFTFGDTGTGHRSLGGLIFGCAHRATEFWNHGIVVGAMSLNKRSTSFKYQLAAHGFATSKFSYCLFYHGQHSAKHGFLRFGSDVPNHDHAHSTALMYHDTMLYFIGLEGVSLNGQRLTRINRGMFSRDQARKHGGTIIDVGTPETRMIRAAYDILEAAVVSDLQHRLGVRRAGYRVPGSHLCFIVSIHGIYQKLPSITLHLAGGAQLTIRWDLLFVTKMHQGAQHACFLIFPDEKMTVLGAAQQVDTRFTIDADQRLLYFAPENCENDSS; encoded by the coding sequence ATGATCCATCCCTGCTCTCTCTATTCGGCTTACAGTCATAAGTCGTCAACCATGTCCTGTTTATCCGCTTCCATGCTATGTTTCCTCCTTGCTTTGCTAACTCCTGCCAACCTCACTTCAGCCACTGGCAATATCGGATTCAGCCTGCCTCTCGTGTCCAGCCACCACAAGCTCAACCACACAACCGGTGAAATCGGGGAGCTCTTGCTGCCTGAGGCTGATGTGAACCCCATGAACATACGACCCAAGGTAGCCCCTGCCGGTTGGCCGATGTTCAGTGTCGTCGTCGGAGTCGGCAGCGGCAGAGGCCAGCACTTCTATAAGCTCGCGCTGGACTTCGTGGGCAACCTCACATGGATCCGGTGTAAGCCTTGCACCCCAGAGGAGCAGCAGGAGGGCCCAATCTTTGACGCCGCCCTCTCCCCAAAGTATGCGCTTGTCAAGCCAACGAGCATCCACTGCAAGCCCCCCTTCGTCGGCCACGGTCACGACAAGTGCAGCTTCTCCGGCACCACTTCGCTCGCTGCCGTGCACGGGTACCTGGCCAGCGACGTGTTCACCTTTGGCGACACCGGCACCGGTCATAGGAGCTTGGGCGGACTCATATTCGGGTGCGCACACAGAGCAACTGAGTTCTGGAACCACGGCATTGTCGTTGGTGCCATGAGCTTGAACAAAAGGTCGACGTCGTTCAAGTACCAGCTTGCTGCGCACGGCTTCGCCACTTCAAAGTTTTCTTACTGCCTCTTCTACCACGGCCAACACAGCGCCAAGCATGGCTTCCTCAGGTTCGGCAGTGACGTCCCCAACCACGACCACGCCCACAGCACGGCGTTGATGTACCACGACACAATGTTGTACTTCATCGGCTTGGAGGGCGTTAGCCTGAACGGTCAGAGGCTCACGAGAATCAACCGAGGTATGTTCTCTCGCGACCAGGCAAGGAAACACGGCGGCACCATCATCGATGTCGGGACACCCGAGACCAGGATGATCCGTGCGGCGTACGACATCCTGGAGGCCGCGGTCGTCTCGGATCTACAACATCGCCTCGGGGTGCGCCGTGCCGGATACCGAGTACCGGGCTCCCACCTCTGCTTCATCGTGTCGATACATGGGATCTACCAGAAGCTCCCAAGCATCACGCTCCACCTGGCCGGTGGCGCCCAGCTTACGATCAGGTGGGATCTACTGTTTGTGACAAAAATGCACCAGGGAGCCCAGCACGCCTGCTTCCTCATCTTTCCGGACGAGAAGATGACGGTTCTTGGCGCCGCGCAACAGGTGGACACGCGCTTCACCATTGACGCCGACCAGAGGCTACTCTACTTTGCTCCGGAGAATTGCGAGAACGACAGTAGCTAG
- the LOC123051597 gene encoding aspartyl protease family protein 2 isoform X2 encodes MIHPCSLYSAYSHKSSTMSCLSASMLCFLLALLTPANLTSATGNIGFSLPLVSSHHKLNHTTGEIGELLLPEADVNPMNIRPKVAPAGWPMFSVVVGVGSGRGQHFYKLALDFVGNLTWIRCKPCTPEEQQEGPIFDAALSPKYALVKPTSIHCKPPFVGHGHDKCSFSGTTSLAAVHGYLASDVFTFGDTGTGHRSLGGLIFGCAHRATEFWNHGIVVGAMSLNKSAKHGFLRFGSDVPNHDHAHSTALMYHDTMLYFIGLEGVSLNGQRLTRINRGMFSRDQARKHGGTIIDVGTPETRMIRAAYDILEAAVVSDLQHRLGVRRAGYRVPGSHLCFIVSIHGIYQKLPSITLHLAGGAQLTIRWDLLFVTKMHQGAQHACFLIFPDEKMTVLGAAQQVDTRFTIDADQRLLYFAPENCENDSS; translated from the exons ATGATCCATCCCTGCTCTCTCTATTCGGCTTACAGTCATAAGTCGTCAACCATGTCCTGTTTATCCGCTTCCATGCTATGTTTCCTCCTTGCTTTGCTAACTCCTGCCAACCTCACTTCAGCCACTGGCAATATCGGATTCAGCCTGCCTCTCGTGTCCAGCCACCACAAGCTCAACCACACAACCGGTGAAATCGGGGAGCTCTTGCTGCCTGAGGCTGATGTGAACCCCATGAACATACGACCCAAGGTAGCCCCTGCCGGTTGGCCGATGTTCAGTGTCGTCGTCGGAGTCGGCAGCGGCAGAGGCCAGCACTTCTATAAGCTCGCGCTGGACTTCGTGGGCAACCTCACATGGATCCGGTGTAAGCCTTGCACCCCAGAGGAGCAGCAGGAGGGCCCAATCTTTGACGCCGCCCTCTCCCCAAAGTATGCGCTTGTCAAGCCAACGAGCATCCACTGCAAGCCCCCCTTCGTCGGCCACGGTCACGACAAGTGCAGCTTCTCCGGCACCACTTCGCTCGCTGCCGTGCACGGGTACCTGGCCAGCGACGTGTTCACCTTTGGCGACACCGGCACCGGTCATAGGAGCTTGGGCGGACTCATATTCGGGTGCGCACACAGAGCAACTGAGTTCTGGAACCACGGCATTGTCGTTGGTGCCATGAGCTTGAACAAAAG CGCCAAGCATGGCTTCCTCAGGTTCGGCAGTGACGTCCCCAACCACGACCACGCCCACAGCACGGCGTTGATGTACCACGACACAATGTTGTACTTCATCGGCTTGGAGGGCGTTAGCCTGAACGGTCAGAGGCTCACGAGAATCAACCGAGGTATGTTCTCTCGCGACCAGGCAAGGAAACACGGCGGCACCATCATCGATGTCGGGACACCCGAGACCAGGATGATCCGTGCGGCGTACGACATCCTGGAGGCCGCGGTCGTCTCGGATCTACAACATCGCCTCGGGGTGCGCCGTGCCGGATACCGAGTACCGGGCTCCCACCTCTGCTTCATCGTGTCGATACATGGGATCTACCAGAAGCTCCCAAGCATCACGCTCCACCTGGCCGGTGGCGCCCAGCTTACGATCAGGTGGGATCTACTGTTTGTGACAAAAATGCACCAGGGAGCCCAGCACGCCTGCTTCCTCATCTTTCCGGACGAGAAGATGACGGTTCTTGGCGCCGCGCAACAGGTGGACACGCGCTTCACCATTGACGCCGACCAGAGGCTACTCTACTTTGCTCCGGAGAATTGCGAGAACGACAGTAGCTAG
- the LOC123051601 gene encoding universal stress protein YxiE → MMAETKAVASAAAAEEGKSKTVVLVAVDDSDHSYRALEWAVRHVAATAGAPGARAVELVVVHAKPSPSPVVTMGGPGVSGDVVRLVEADLRKKAEGVVDKARRLCVANSVQGVVEVVDGEPRHVLCNAVEKHHADLLVVGSHGYGAIKRALLGSVSDYCAHHAHCSVMIVKQPKSKN, encoded by the exons ATGATGGCGGAGACCAAGGCGGTGgcgtctgcggcggcggcggaggagggaaaGAGCAAGACGGTGGTGCTGGTCGCCGTGGACGACAGCGACCACAGCTACCGCGCGCTCGAGTGGGCCGTGCGGCacgtggcggcgacggccggcgcGCCCGGCGCCCGGGCGGTGGAGCTAGTCGTCGTCCACGCCAAGCCGTCCCCTTCCCCCGTGGTCACCATGGGCGGCCCCG GCGTGTCCGGCGACGTGGTGAGGTTAGTGGAGGCGGACCTGCGCAAGAAAGCCGAGGGCGTCGTCGACAAGGCGCGCCGCCTCTGCGTCGCCAACTCG GTGCAAGGCGTGGTGGAGGTGGTCGACGGAGAGCCGAGGCACGTCCTGTGCAACGCCGTCGAGAAGCACCACGCTgatctgctcgtcgtcggcagccacgGCTACGGTGCCATCAAGAG GGCATTGCTCGGGAGCGTGAGCGACTACTGCGCCCACCATGCGCACTGTTCTGTGATGATAGTCAAGCAGCCCAAGTCCAAGAACTGA